The genomic region GAGGAGCTGAAATCGAAAAAATTCGACGTGGAGATCTTGAAGAAAGCAAAACAGTGGGGATACTCAGACAGGGAAATTGCAGAGATATGGGGTGTTTCAGAAAAAGAAATCAGAAAGATGAGAGAAAACAACCGGATCTTTCCCGTCTACAAGATGGTGGACACCTGCGCTGCTGAGTTCGAAGCACAGACTCCGTATTACTACTCCACCTACAACGGCGTTGAGAACGAAGCGATACCTTCAGACAGAGAGAAGATCATGATTCTGGGATCCGGTCCCAACAGGATAGGTCAGGGAATAGAATTCGACTACACGAACGTCCACGGGGTGTGGGCCTTCCAGGAAGAAGGATACGAAACCATAATGGTCAACTCCAACCCCGAAACCGTTTCGACTGACTACGACACTTCAGACAGGCTCTACTTCGAACCGCTCACCGTTGAAGATGTTCTGGAGATCGTGAGGAACGAAAAACCGAAAGGAGTGGTGGTGGCGTTCGGCGGTCAGACACCACTGAAGATAGCGAGACACCTCGTAGAAGAGAAGGTGAACATCATAGGAACGAGCTTCGAATCGATCGAGATCGCCGAAGACAGAGAAAAATTCGCTAAGCTTTTGAAACAAATCGGGTTGAAGTGCCCTCCATTTGGAACGGCATCGTCCGTGGAAGAAGCGTTGAGGGTAGCGGAAAGCCTTGGATACCCCGTTCTTGTGAGGCCGAGCTACGTGCTCGGAGGAAGGGCCATGGCCATTGTGGACACTCCTCAGGAACTCGAAATGTACGTCAAGGAAGCGGCCGTTGTCTCACCGGGATACCCCGTTCTGATAGACAAATTCCTCGAAGACGCGATAGAACTCGACGTGGATGTCGTGTCGGATGGAAAATACGTGTGGATAGCAGGATTGATGGAGCAGATAGAAGAAGCCGGAATCCATTCGGGAGATTCCGCGTGTGTTCTGCCCCCGGTGAGTCTTTCTGAGAAACTCGTGGAAGAGATAGAAAAGACCGTCTACAAGCTGGTAAAAGCGCTGAAGGTTGTGGGAGTTGCCAACATACAGCTTGCGGTGAAAGACGATGAGATCTATATCATAGAGGCGAATCCCAGGGCATCGAGAACGGTTCCCTTCGTGAGCAAAGCGATCGGTATTCCCGTGGCAAGAATCGCCGCCAAAATCATGGTGGGAAGAAATCTGCCAGAGCTCCTCTCAGAGTACTTCCCCTATCCCACAAGACCAGGGATAAAAGTCGATAAACTGGGAGAGAGCGAGATCCTCCCGACTCCCTGGCCGAAGATGTTCTCCGTGAAAGAGGTGGTGATACCGTTCCACAAATTCCCGGGAACGGACGTGCTTCTCGGACCGGAGATGCGTTCCACAGGAGAAGTCATGGGAATCGGTGAAGATTTCGCAGAGGCATTCGCGAAGGCTCAGATAGCCGCCGGGAACCCTCTGCCACCAACGGGAGCCATCCTCGCAACCGTCGCGGACAAAGACAAGAGGGAAGCCGTTCCTCTCTTGGCTCACCTCGCGGATATGGGCTTTGAGATATACGCAACCAGAGGAACGGCAAAGGCTCTGCAGTCACACGGTGTGGAAGTGAAGGTTGTTCCAAAGGTGGGAGAAGGAAGACCGGACGTGATAGATCTTCTGGAGCAGGGAAAGATCTCCCTCGTCGTGATCACCCAATCCAGTGATGAGCCTGCGCTTGTCGCCGTCTCTCACGGAAAAGAACCTTTCAAAGTTGAGGGAAGAAGAACGGTGGGATACATGATAAGAACCACGGCGTTGAAGAGGAAAATCCCATATCTGACCACAATCGAGTCACTCAGAGCG from Thermotoga sp. Mc24 harbors:
- the carB gene encoding carbamoyl-phosphate synthase large subunit, with translation MPKREDIKRILVIGSGPITIGQAAEFDYSGTQALKALKSAGYEVIIVNSNSATIMTDPEFSDAVYIEPLTVEFLEKIIEKERPDALLPTLGGQTALNLAVELAERGILDKYGVQLIGAKLDSIKKAEDRELFKETMEKAGLEVLRSRLVNNLADALETAREFGYPVIIRPSFTLGGTGGGIAFNEEELRDIVTKGLIESPVHTVLIEESVLGWKEYELEVVRDGAGNFIVVCSIENLDPMGIHTGDSITVAPAQTLTDVEYQRMRDAAYKVIDAIGIETGGSNIQFAVDPETGRMVVIEMNPRVSRSSALASKATGYPIAKVAALLAVGFTLDEIPNYITGKTMAAFEPSIDYVVVKIPRFQLEKFPGADPRLNTQMKSVGEVMAIGRTFKEALGKALRSLELDAAPKLDLEHIREYLANPTPERISYVFAAFRNGMDVEEVHELTKIDRWFLREMKACIELEEELKSKKFDVEILKKAKQWGYSDREIAEIWGVSEKEIRKMRENNRIFPVYKMVDTCAAEFEAQTPYYYSTYNGVENEAIPSDREKIMILGSGPNRIGQGIEFDYTNVHGVWAFQEEGYETIMVNSNPETVSTDYDTSDRLYFEPLTVEDVLEIVRNEKPKGVVVAFGGQTPLKIARHLVEEKVNIIGTSFESIEIAEDREKFAKLLKQIGLKCPPFGTASSVEEALRVAESLGYPVLVRPSYVLGGRAMAIVDTPQELEMYVKEAAVVSPGYPVLIDKFLEDAIELDVDVVSDGKYVWIAGLMEQIEEAGIHSGDSACVLPPVSLSEKLVEEIEKTVYKLVKALKVVGVANIQLAVKDDEIYIIEANPRASRTVPFVSKAIGIPVARIAAKIMVGRNLPELLSEYFPYPTRPGIKVDKLGESEILPTPWPKMFSVKEVVIPFHKFPGTDVLLGPEMRSTGEVMGIGEDFAEAFAKAQIAAGNPLPPTGAILATVADKDKREAVPLLAHLADMGFEIYATRGTAKALQSHGVEVKVVPKVGEGRPDVIDLLEQGKISLVVITQSSDEPALVAVSHGKEPFKVEGRRTVGYMIRTTALKRKIPYLTTIESLRAAVAAIRKMRKDSIVKVRRLTDTWKM